In the Streptomyces sp. cg36 genome, one interval contains:
- a CDS encoding sensor histidine kinase: MIRGIRPLLSGSTYSGALFAFGGALLSLPLLPFAMLPALAVPSAHQEIRAFLALLVWTGLIGAIGCARTARRALTAAARRSLRVALPAPARSGGADRRRTPLWLLLHVALGWALSLAGGVLLLAGLTLPVPWFRTEAGLSLFGGTVRAEGAGQRWAVALGCLLLAAALCAVVTGALRWLAPRLLGPSSAERLALAAERELRLAERNRLAQELHDSIGHTLTAATIQAAVAGEVLAADPTAARAALRGIEESARAALEDLDYVLGVLREEETAVAPTRTLADLPELTERLRLAGAVVEQQVSGDLAQVPGTLSRAAYRIVQEGLTNALRHGADGPIGLRVAAVPDGLEVEVVNRTGDGTGPRAFPESGRGLSGLAERVRLLHGEMEAGPAGPRQWRLAVRLPVRWSA, from the coding sequence GTGATCAGGGGAATCCGGCCGTTGCTGAGCGGCTCCACGTATTCTGGTGCGCTCTTCGCCTTCGGTGGCGCGCTGCTGAGCCTTCCTTTGCTGCCTTTCGCGATGCTGCCGGCACTTGCCGTGCCGTCCGCTCATCAAGAAATACGCGCCTTTCTGGCTCTGCTGGTCTGGACCGGGCTGATTGGCGCGATCGGATGCGCGCGCACCGCGCGCCGCGCGCTGACCGCCGCCGCGCGCCGCTCCCTCCGGGTGGCGTTGCCGGCTCCCGCCCGGTCCGGGGGAGCCGACCGCCGCCGGACCCCGCTGTGGCTGCTGCTGCACGTGGCCCTCGGCTGGGCGCTGTCCCTGGCCGGAGGCGTGCTGCTCCTGGCGGGCCTGACCCTGCCGGTGCCGTGGTTCCGTACGGAGGCGGGGCTGAGCCTGTTCGGCGGGACGGTACGGGCCGAGGGCGCCGGACAGCGGTGGGCGGTGGCGCTCGGCTGTCTGCTGCTCGCGGCGGCGCTGTGCGCGGTGGTGACCGGGGCGCTGCGGTGGCTCGCGCCCCGGCTGCTCGGGCCCTCGTCGGCCGAGCGGCTCGCGCTGGCGGCCGAACGGGAGCTGCGCCTGGCCGAACGCAACCGGCTGGCCCAGGAGTTGCACGACTCGATCGGCCACACCCTGACGGCGGCCACGATCCAGGCCGCCGTCGCGGGCGAGGTCCTCGCCGCCGACCCGACCGCCGCACGGGCCGCGCTGCGCGGCATCGAGGAGTCGGCCCGCGCCGCGCTGGAGGACCTGGACTACGTACTGGGCGTCCTGCGCGAGGAGGAGACGGCGGTGGCGCCGACGCGCACGCTGGCCGATCTGCCGGAGCTGACCGAGCGGCTGAGGCTCGCGGGCGCGGTGGTGGAGCAGCAGGTCTCGGGCGACCTGGCGCAGGTGCCGGGGACGCTCTCGCGGGCGGCGTACCGGATCGTGCAGGAGGGGCTGACGAACGCGCTGCGGCACGGGGCCGACGGCCCGATCGGGCTCCGGGTGGCCGCCGTGCCGGACGGGCTGGAGGTCGAAGTGGTGAACCGGACCGGGGACGGCACGGGCCCGCGCGCGTTCCCGGAGTCCGGGCGCGGCCTGTCGGGGCTGGCCGAGCGGGTGCGCCTGCTGCACGGCGAGATGGAGGCGGGTCCGGCCGGGCCGCGGCAGTGGCGGCTGGCGGTCCGGCTGCCGGTACGGTGGTCGGCATGA
- a CDS encoding alpha/beta hydrolase, producing the protein MRSTRIPSLLAVALAATCVSTLTPANAVPLAHTDPLRPYTQRTPAWQRCDASSPAGFECATVKVPLDYGDPGGATMDIAVSRLRASGAEERRGVLLLNPGGPGAPGLSLPVDLATDLPDQVKRRYDLVGFDPRGVGRSSPVSCGLTADERVTDHPYRAATFEKDVTWARTVAKKCRAHGGAAAAHLTTRDTARDMDVVRAVLGEKKISYLGYSYGTYLGAVYAQMFPRRTDRFVLDSAADPTRVWRGMFQGMAEGAEPAFARWSQWTARRDSTYHLGTTAAAVRETFRDLVAEADRAPVATDGGPVTGDDIRAQHSRLFHVQKAAEWVAALKRSADDRKPEPDGTPRRGPAAAPTESAPGVPADNAEASAWAVLCSDSHTWPRDPERYRRDAVRDKARYPLYGDFASTITPCAFWKPAAEPTTTVNNEVGALILQNQWDPQTPLAAGWAMHWALRGSRMVTVAGGEGHGVYPFGSCADESATRYLTTGRLPAEDLTCRAPAGPAAGHR; encoded by the coding sequence GTGCGCAGCACCCGCATACCTTCTCTGCTGGCCGTCGCCCTCGCCGCGACCTGTGTGTCCACACTGACGCCCGCGAACGCCGTACCCCTCGCGCACACCGACCCCTTGCGGCCGTACACCCAGCGGACGCCCGCCTGGCAGCGGTGTGACGCGTCGTCCCCGGCCGGCTTCGAGTGCGCGACCGTCAAGGTTCCGCTGGACTACGGCGACCCCGGCGGCGCGACGATGGACATCGCGGTGTCCCGGCTGAGGGCGAGCGGCGCCGAGGAGCGCCGGGGCGTTCTCCTGCTGAACCCCGGCGGACCCGGCGCGCCCGGGCTGAGCCTGCCCGTCGATCTGGCGACGGACCTGCCGGACCAGGTGAAGCGGCGGTACGACCTGGTCGGGTTCGACCCGAGGGGGGTCGGCCGGAGCTCCCCCGTCTCCTGCGGCCTGACCGCCGACGAGCGCGTCACCGACCACCCCTACCGGGCCGCGACGTTCGAGAAGGACGTGACGTGGGCGCGTACGGTGGCGAAGAAGTGCCGGGCCCACGGCGGCGCCGCGGCGGCGCACCTCACCACCCGCGACACCGCCCGCGACATGGACGTCGTCCGCGCCGTGCTGGGCGAGAAGAAGATCTCCTACCTGGGCTACTCCTACGGCACCTACCTCGGCGCCGTCTACGCCCAGATGTTCCCCCGCCGCACCGACCGGTTCGTGCTCGACAGCGCGGCCGACCCCACCCGGGTCTGGCGGGGCATGTTCCAGGGGATGGCGGAGGGCGCGGAGCCCGCCTTCGCCCGGTGGAGCCAGTGGACCGCGCGGCGGGACTCGACGTACCACCTGGGCACCACGGCCGCCGCGGTCCGCGAGACGTTCCGGGACCTGGTCGCCGAGGCCGACCGGGCGCCGGTCGCCACCGACGGGGGCCCGGTCACCGGGGACGACATCCGCGCCCAGCACAGCAGGTTGTTCCATGTTCAGAAGGCGGCGGAATGGGTAGCCGCGCTGAAGCGGTCGGCGGACGACAGGAAACCGGAACCGGACGGCACACCCCGGCGGGGGCCCGCGGCCGCGCCCACCGAGTCCGCTCCCGGCGTCCCGGCGGACAACGCCGAAGCGAGCGCCTGGGCCGTCCTGTGCTCCGACAGCCACACATGGCCGCGCGACCCCGAGCGCTACCGCCGGGACGCGGTCCGCGACAAGGCCCGGTATCCGCTGTACGGCGACTTCGCGTCCACCATCACTCCGTGCGCCTTCTGGAAGCCCGCCGCCGAACCGACCACGACGGTGAACAACGAGGTGGGCGCGCTGATCCTGCAGAACCAGTGGGATCCGCAGACGCCACTGGCCGCGGGCTGGGCGATGCACTGGGCCCTGCGCGGCTCGCGGATGGTCACCGTCGCCGGGGGCGAGGGGCACGGGGTCTACCCCTTCGGGTCCTGCGCGGACGAGAGCGCCACGCGCTACCTCACCACCGGCAGGCTCCCGGCCGAGGATCTGACGTGCCGGGCACCGGCCGGGCCGGCGGCCGGGCACCGCTAG
- the rox gene encoding rifampin monooxygenase, with product MMDVIVVGAGPTGLMLAAELRLHGVHVVVLERLAEPTKETRGRGLHARSVELMDQRGLLDRFLAVSEKFQVGGLFGGIMKPWPEQLDTAHPYGLSTLQPMTERLLDEHALEAGAEIRRGHEVVGLSQDEDGVTVALADGTELRARYVVGCDGGRSTVRKLIGVGFPGEPATVETLLGDVEVTADRKTVDAVVAEVRKTVMRFGFIDNGDGTHRVVVPADGVAEDRTTAPTLEELRQRLRAVAGTDFGVHSPRWISRFGDATRQAERYRVGRVLLAGDAAHIHPPTGGQGLNLGVQDAFNLGWKLAATVNGWAPDGLLDTYHAERHPVGAAVIDNTRAQMVMLGTGAGATALRALFDMLMDFEEVNRYVTGLITAVDVRYDFGEGEGGSAGEDGESAIEPHALLGRRLRDVRLKESGRLYELMHTGRGLLLDQSGRLSPDGWADRVDHVVDTCEELDAPAVLLRPDGHVVWVGDDRRELLARLTKWFGAPTG from the coding sequence CTGATGGACGTGATCGTGGTCGGCGCCGGTCCCACCGGTCTGATGCTGGCCGCCGAGCTGCGGCTCCACGGTGTCCACGTCGTGGTGCTGGAGCGGCTGGCGGAACCGACCAAGGAGACCCGCGGGCGCGGCCTGCACGCGCGCAGCGTCGAGCTGATGGACCAGCGCGGTCTGCTGGACCGGTTCCTCGCGGTGAGCGAGAAGTTCCAGGTCGGCGGGCTCTTCGGGGGAATCATGAAGCCCTGGCCGGAGCAGCTGGACACGGCCCACCCGTACGGCCTGTCCACCCTCCAGCCGATGACCGAGCGACTGCTGGACGAGCACGCCCTGGAAGCCGGGGCGGAGATCCGGCGCGGCCACGAAGTGGTCGGGCTGAGCCAGGACGAGGACGGGGTGACCGTCGCACTCGCGGACGGCACGGAGCTGCGTGCCCGGTACGTCGTCGGATGCGACGGCGGGCGCAGCACGGTGCGCAAGCTGATCGGTGTCGGTTTCCCCGGCGAGCCCGCCACGGTGGAGACCCTGCTGGGCGACGTGGAGGTGACCGCGGACCGGAAGACGGTCGACGCCGTCGTGGCGGAGGTCCGCAAGACCGTCATGCGGTTCGGGTTCATCGACAACGGCGACGGCACGCACCGCGTGGTCGTGCCCGCCGACGGGGTGGCCGAGGACCGTACGACCGCTCCCACGCTCGAAGAGCTGCGGCAGCGGCTGCGGGCGGTGGCGGGCACCGACTTCGGGGTGCACTCACCGCGCTGGATCTCCCGCTTCGGCGACGCCACCCGGCAGGCCGAGCGCTACCGCGTCGGCCGGGTGCTGCTCGCCGGGGACGCGGCCCACATCCACCCGCCGACCGGCGGGCAGGGGCTCAACCTCGGTGTGCAGGACGCGTTCAACCTCGGCTGGAAGCTGGCCGCCACGGTCAACGGCTGGGCGCCGGACGGTCTGCTCGACACCTACCACGCCGAGCGGCACCCGGTGGGCGCCGCCGTGATCGACAACACCCGCGCCCAGATGGTCATGCTGGGCACCGGAGCGGGCGCGACCGCGCTGCGCGCGCTGTTCGACATGCTGATGGACTTCGAGGAGGTGAACCGGTACGTGACCGGGCTCATCACCGCGGTCGACGTCCGCTACGACTTCGGTGAGGGCGAAGGTGGGAGTGCGGGTGAGGACGGGGAGTCGGCGATCGAGCCGCACGCGCTGCTCGGGCGGCGGCTGCGGGACGTCCGGCTCAAGGAGAGCGGTCGCCTCTACGAGCTGATGCACACCGGACGCGGACTGCTCCTCGACCAGAGCGGCCGGCTCTCGCCCGACGGCTGGGCGGACCGGGTCGACCATGTCGTGGACACCTGCGAGGAGTTGGACGCGCCCGCCGTACTGCTGCGGCCCGACGGTCATGTCGTGTGGGTCGGTGACGACCGGCGGGAGCTGCTCGCCCGGCTGACGAAGTGGTTCGGCGCGCCGACCGGCTGA
- a CDS encoding amidase — protein sequence MRVAEYVTFDAVGLAELVARGEVTPAELHTAAHEAAQAVNPRINAVVETWQPDDEPVPGSTPLAGVPFLIKDMGVTMAGRRTELGSRLAAGLVAGADSALMTRLRRAGLVTFGRTTTPELAYGIVTETALYGATRNPWDPELGAGGSSGGAGAAVAAGVVPLAHGTDAAGSLRIPAAYNGLFALKPTRGRVSMAPDFDEIFNGLAVQGGLSRTVRDSAALLDRIAGPEAGDPYFAPRPDRPYLEEVARPPGSLRIGVLAQGWGGRRTSAPVADALARTVALLESLGHRVTDAEAGLGVGWEEFVLAGARLMAANLAAQIDELATVLGRPVDATTLEPQTLAGHHYGQRVSAPQFVAALAVRNRVARGLARHFDTYDMVLTPTVPELPAPVGTYGEGVAALDGLGWIDRLNDRSPFTMAFNVAGTPAMSVPLMTDTATGLPIGMQFAAGYGHEDRLFRLAAQLEEAAPWSGRTPEVWAGRRLDG from the coding sequence GTGAGAGTTGCCGAGTACGTGACGTTCGACGCGGTGGGGCTGGCGGAGCTGGTGGCCCGGGGCGAGGTGACCCCCGCCGAACTGCACACCGCCGCGCACGAGGCCGCGCAGGCGGTGAACCCGCGGATCAACGCCGTCGTCGAGACCTGGCAGCCGGACGACGAGCCCGTCCCGGGCAGCACGCCCCTGGCCGGAGTGCCGTTCCTGATCAAGGACATGGGTGTGACCATGGCCGGTCGGCGGACGGAGCTCGGCAGCCGTCTCGCGGCGGGCCTCGTCGCGGGCGCCGACTCCGCCCTGATGACCCGTCTGCGCCGGGCCGGGCTGGTGACGTTCGGCCGGACGACGACACCGGAGCTGGCCTACGGCATCGTGACGGAGACCGCGCTGTACGGCGCCACCCGCAACCCCTGGGACCCCGAGCTCGGCGCGGGCGGCTCCAGCGGGGGCGCGGGCGCGGCCGTCGCCGCCGGAGTGGTCCCGCTCGCCCACGGCACCGACGCCGCCGGATCGCTGCGCATCCCCGCCGCGTACAACGGTCTGTTCGCGCTGAAGCCCACCCGGGGCCGGGTCTCCATGGCCCCCGACTTCGACGAGATCTTCAACGGTCTGGCCGTGCAGGGCGGTCTCAGCCGGACGGTACGCGACAGTGCGGCGCTGCTCGACCGGATCGCGGGCCCGGAGGCGGGCGACCCCTACTTCGCCCCCCGGCCCGACCGCCCCTACCTGGAAGAAGTCGCCCGCCCGCCGGGCTCGCTGCGGATCGGCGTCCTCGCCCAGGGGTGGGGCGGACGCCGCACGTCCGCGCCGGTGGCCGACGCGCTCGCCCGTACCGTGGCCCTGCTCGAATCCCTCGGCCACCGGGTGACGGACGCCGAGGCCGGTCTCGGCGTCGGCTGGGAGGAGTTCGTCCTGGCCGGTGCCCGTCTGATGGCCGCGAACCTCGCGGCCCAGATCGACGAACTGGCCACCGTCCTCGGCCGGCCCGTCGACGCCACCACCCTGGAGCCGCAGACCCTGGCGGGCCACCACTACGGGCAGCGGGTGAGCGCTCCCCAGTTCGTCGCCGCGCTCGCGGTCCGCAACCGCGTCGCGCGCGGCCTGGCACGGCACTTCGACACGTACGACATGGTGCTCACTCCCACCGTGCCCGAGCTCCCGGCGCCCGTCGGGACCTACGGGGAGGGAGTGGCGGCGCTGGACGGTCTGGGGTGGATCGACCGGCTCAACGACCGCTCGCCGTTCACCATGGCGTTCAACGTGGCGGGCACTCCCGCGATGTCCGTGCCCCTGATGACCGACACCGCTACCGGACTGCCCATCGGAATGCAGTTCGCCGCCGGTTACGGGCACGAGGACCGGCTGTTCCGCCTGGCCGCGCAGCTCGAAGAAGCCGCACCGTGGTCGGGCCGCACCCCCGAGGTGTGGGCGGGCCGCCGTCTCGACGGCTGA